TGGGTGCCCGCCATGTTGAGCAGACCGGCTTCGACGCTGACTGGATCCGCCTCGTATCCGGGGCCCGCAGCTTCGATGCACCGGGTGGCGAGTCGGAACAGATCCGGTTCTGCGGCCAGGGCATCGGGGTCGCGTGCTGGTGCGTCATTCATGGCCCTCCCCATGCTCGGTCATGCGTTTTGTCAGGAATACGTGTTGGACCCGGACACTTGACACCCGGACAGTTGAACAATAAGCGCCATCCGGTGCCTGTTGCCAAGATTCTGGCCACAGGTCCTGTTTTGTCCCTCGAAGGGGTGGCAACTGGCAGTAGCTGGCAATCCGCGCCTCGCGACATGGTGGCCAACAAGGGCCAACAGCTATTTCTCCCCTGTAACCCGCCACAGATGCAGCGTGGCATACGAGCGCCAAGGCCGCAGGGTCTCTGCCATGTGGCTCAGTTCGGGCGCCTTGATGGTGCGGGCCTGGGCCAACGAGTCGCCGCGCAGGAGGCCGTAGCCATTGCGGACGGCAGCATCGCCGGGCAGAAAAATGTCATTGTCGCCCAGCACGCGCATGGCTACGTAGCCCACTGTCCAGGGACCGATGCCGGGGATGGGCAACAGCTTGGAGGCAAGGGTGTCGTGGCTGTCGGCGGGCCCTATTTGCAGGGATCCGCCGGCCAGCATGGCGGCGACAGAAACTATGGAATCGATGCGTCGTTGGGGTCCGCGAAGGATGTCCCGGCCGCCGACCGCGATCTCAGCCGGCTGCGGGAAGAAATGCGTCATGGAACCGTACGGCAGCCGGGTGGGGGTGGCCAGCGCCAGCAGTTGGGTCAGCGCCGTGCGGGCAGCAGCCACGGTGATTTGCTGGCCAACCATGGCGCGTATGAGAATTTCCGCAGGATCAACACAGCCCGGCAGACGGATGCCCGGCAGCCTTGCAACACGCGCTGACAGCATCGGCAGGGCGCCCAGTGCGGCATCAGCCTGGCTGGGATCGTGGTCTAGATTGAATAGATGGCGCACCGTGGTGATGAGTTCGCCAGTGTCTGCAGGGTCCTCGACGTCATGTTCCAGCCGGAGGGTAATACCATCCCACCCGAGGTGGAACCACGCATGCCCGCCGGAGAGTTGCAGCGTTCGGGCATAGCTAGTGGCCGTCGCCTCCTCAACGCCGGGCACCGCGCGAGCCGCCAGAAAATCAAAGATGCCGGGCTCAAAAGGGGGATGGAAATCAAGGTAAACTGCCATGCCTGCATTCTGCCACGCGGAGCCACGGGTGAGGGCCGCAGCCGGAAACTGGCAGCACCCGAGTCAGGGCAGCAACACGATTTTGCCGTGGACGGTGCCCGCCTCCATCG
This genomic interval from Arthrobacter sp. PAMC 25486 contains the following:
- a CDS encoding DNA-3-methyladenine glycosylase — encoded protein: MAVYLDFHPPFEPGIFDFLAARAVPGVEEATATSYARTLQLSGGHAWFHLGWDGITLRLEHDVEDPADTGELITTVRHLFNLDHDPSQADAALGALPMLSARVARLPGIRLPGCVDPAEILIRAMVGQQITVAAARTALTQLLALATPTRLPYGSMTHFFPQPAEIAVGGRDILRGPQRRIDSIVSVAAMLAGGSLQIGPADSHDTLASKLLPIPGIGPWTVGYVAMRVLGDNDIFLPGDAAVRNGYGLLRGDSLAQARTIKAPELSHMAETLRPWRSYATLHLWRVTGEK